Proteins from a genomic interval of Desulfobaccales bacterium:
- the rpoB gene encoding DNA-directed RNA polymerase subunit beta, whose amino-acid sequence MAKVLSPLRLYRKNFGKIERIVDISNLIEMQKESYHRFLQKDVEPEARSDHGLQGVFKSVYPIRDFSGACSLEFVEYGLGDPKYDVDECQQRGMTFEVPMKIRVRLVVHDVGPDTKAQTIRDIKEQEIYFGTLPLMTEHGTFIINGTERVVVSQLHRSPGLFIDHDRAKIHSSGKIIYSARLIPLRGSWIDFEFDPKDILYVRIDRRRKFPATILLKALGYTTEELLNFFYKTQRVLLAGENIQHAFVPELLADKTTTTDIMDPKSGDVLIKKGKRLTPVLIGKMKRAGVESITGPANELVGRVVAHDILDPESGELLASCNEMLSEDKITLMQEKGIKELDLLFIDGVNVSPCLRNTLVADKTATIKDAVLEIYRRLRPSNRPNDEVATTFFQNLFFNPEYYDLSPVGRLKLDLKLRPDPADRLPLTKTTLEREDILLAVRELITQKDREGPVDDIDHLGNRRVRAVGELLENQFRVGLVRMERAIKERMAIQDLDTLMPHDLVNAKPVQAVIKEFFGTSQLSQFMDQTNPLSEITHKRRLSALGPGGLTRERAGFEVRDVHPTHYGRICPIETPEGPNIGLIVSLSTFARVNELGFIETPYRVVDKVEKRGKVETHVTKKIRYLSALEEGDKVIAQANAPLDSKGRFINDMIEARKFGEFVISHPDQIEYMDVSPNQLVSVAASLIPFLEHDDANRALMGSNMQRQAVPLLTSSTPLVGTGMEGVVARDSGVTVTARRRGHVEDVDSTRIVIRAAESGLGGDGSPVDIYKLTKFQRTNQNTCFNQRPIVVPGDTVEKGQIIADGPATAMGELALGKNVMVAFMPWGGYNFEDSILVSERLIKDDVFTSIHIEEFEVMARDTKLGKEDITRDIPNVGEDALSNLDDSGIISLGSEVRPGDILVGKITPKGETQLTPEEKLLRAIFGEKAGDVKDTSLRVPPGIEGVVIDARVFSRKGVEKDDRSRSIEDEAVAKLQKDQADEIGIITQSFRQQVKDLVVGHKVADNLDDERTGNTFLHHGEPVPPELVGRHNLEFWRHVSFEDPGLEDQLDQLLDRYQEQLHLVNVIFEAKLGRLRKVDELPPGVIKKVKVFVAMKRKLAVGDKMAGRHGNKGVVSRLMPEEDMPYFADGTPVDIVLNPLGVPSRMNVGQVMETHMGWASHILGKRVGEMIDKFYSLESIQARLKRILNPDENLAKEIDSLTFEEIQQIWQKHYQDGIHMASPVFDGATEQEVEAYLAEAGLPTGGQSRLRDGRSGEEFDREVTVGMMYMMKLHHLVADKIHARSIGPYSLVTQQPLGGKAQFGGQRLGEMEVWALEAYGAAYTLQEFLTVKSDDVAGRTRMYEKIFKGEYDLEAGLPESFNVLVRELKSLALNVELLKKDKEKS is encoded by the coding sequence ATGGCGAAAGTATTATCGCCGTTACGGCTGTATCGCAAAAACTTCGGCAAGATCGAACGGATTGTGGACATCTCCAATCTCATCGAGATGCAGAAGGAGTCATACCACCGCTTCTTACAAAAAGATGTGGAACCGGAGGCGCGCTCGGATCATGGCCTCCAGGGAGTCTTCAAGAGCGTCTATCCCATCCGGGATTTTTCCGGCGCATGCTCCCTGGAGTTCGTCGAGTACGGCTTGGGCGACCCCAAGTACGACGTGGACGAATGCCAGCAGCGAGGCATGACCTTTGAAGTACCCATGAAGATACGGGTGCGCCTGGTAGTCCATGATGTGGGGCCCGATACCAAGGCCCAGACCATCCGGGATATCAAAGAGCAGGAGATCTATTTCGGCACCCTGCCCTTGATGACCGAACACGGCACCTTCATCATCAATGGCACCGAACGGGTGGTGGTGAGCCAGTTGCACCGCTCCCCCGGCCTGTTCATCGATCATGACCGGGCCAAGATCCATTCCAGCGGCAAGATCATTTACTCGGCCCGGTTGATTCCGCTCCGGGGTTCCTGGATTGATTTCGAGTTTGATCCCAAGGATATCCTCTACGTCAGGATCGACCGGCGGCGCAAATTTCCGGCTACCATCCTCCTGAAAGCCCTGGGCTACACCACGGAAGAGCTGCTGAACTTCTTCTATAAGACCCAGCGCGTGTTACTTGCCGGCGAGAACATCCAGCATGCCTTCGTTCCGGAGTTGCTGGCCGACAAGACCACGACCACCGACATCATGGATCCCAAGAGCGGCGATGTCCTGATCAAGAAGGGCAAACGCCTGACCCCGGTTTTAATCGGCAAGATGAAGCGGGCCGGGGTGGAGTCCATCACGGGCCCCGCCAACGAACTGGTGGGCCGGGTGGTGGCCCATGATATTCTGGACCCGGAGAGCGGTGAACTCCTGGCTTCGTGCAACGAGATGCTCTCCGAAGACAAGATCACTTTGATGCAGGAAAAGGGCATCAAGGAACTGGACCTGCTCTTTATCGATGGGGTCAATGTCAGCCCCTGTCTGCGGAATACGTTGGTGGCGGACAAGACCGCCACGATCAAAGATGCCGTCCTGGAAATCTACCGGCGCCTGCGTCCCAGCAACCGGCCCAATGACGAAGTGGCGACCACTTTTTTCCAGAACCTTTTTTTCAATCCGGAATATTACGATCTGTCGCCGGTAGGCCGTCTGAAGTTGGACCTGAAGCTCAGGCCCGACCCTGCCGACCGGTTGCCGCTGACCAAGACCACTTTAGAGCGGGAGGATATCCTCCTGGCGGTGCGGGAGCTCATCACCCAGAAGGACCGGGAAGGACCCGTGGACGACATCGACCACCTGGGCAACCGCCGGGTCCGGGCGGTAGGCGAGTTGCTGGAGAACCAGTTCCGGGTGGGGTTAGTCAGGATGGAGCGGGCCATTAAAGAACGGATGGCCATCCAGGACCTGGACACCCTGATGCCCCATGACCTGGTGAACGCCAAGCCGGTGCAGGCGGTGATCAAGGAGTTTTTCGGCACCTCCCAGCTTTCCCAGTTCATGGACCAGACCAACCCCTTGAGCGAAATCACGCACAAGCGGCGTTTGAGCGCCCTGGGACCCGGGGGTCTGACTCGGGAGCGGGCCGGGTTTGAGGTGCGGGACGTGCACCCCACTCACTACGGCCGCATCTGCCCCATTGAAACGCCTGAAGGTCCCAACATCGGGCTCATCGTGTCTTTGAGCACCTTTGCCCGGGTCAACGAGTTGGGGTTCATCGAGACCCCTTATCGGGTAGTGGATAAGGTGGAAAAACGGGGCAAGGTTGAGACCCACGTTACCAAGAAAATCCGGTATCTGAGCGCCCTGGAAGAGGGCGATAAGGTTATCGCCCAGGCCAACGCACCTTTAGATAGCAAAGGGCGGTTCATCAACGATATGATCGAGGCCCGGAAGTTTGGGGAATTTGTTATCTCCCACCCGGACCAGATCGAATATATGGACGTGTCGCCCAACCAATTGGTGAGCGTGGCCGCGTCCCTGATTCCTTTCTTAGAGCACGACGACGCCAACCGCGCCCTGATGGGTTCCAATATGCAGCGCCAGGCGGTGCCGCTGTTGACTTCCAGCACGCCCTTGGTGGGCACGGGCATGGAAGGTGTGGTGGCCCGGGATTCCGGGGTCACCGTGACGGCCCGGCGCCGGGGTCATGTGGAAGACGTGGACTCCACCCGGATCGTCATTCGGGCGGCGGAGTCCGGCCTTGGCGGTGACGGCTCGCCGGTGGACATCTACAAACTGACGAAGTTCCAGCGCACCAACCAGAATACGTGTTTCAACCAGCGCCCCATCGTGGTGCCGGGAGACACGGTGGAGAAAGGCCAGATCATTGCCGACGGACCCGCCACCGCCATGGGCGAGCTGGCCCTGGGCAAGAACGTCATGGTGGCCTTCATGCCCTGGGGCGGCTACAACTTTGAAGACTCCATCCTGGTGAGTGAGCGCCTAATCAAAGATGACGTGTTCACCTCCATTCACATCGAAGAATTCGAAGTCATGGCCCGGGACACCAAGCTGGGTAAAGAGGATATCACCCGGGATATTCCCAATGTGGGTGAAGACGCGCTCAGCAATCTGGATGACAGCGGCATCATCAGCCTGGGGTCCGAGGTGCGTCCCGGCGACATTCTGGTGGGCAAAATCACCCCGAAAGGCGAGACCCAGCTCACCCCGGAAGAAAAGCTGCTCCGGGCCATTTTCGGTGAAAAAGCCGGGGACGTGAAAGACACGTCGCTGAGGGTGCCGCCGGGAATCGAAGGTGTGGTGATCGACGCCCGGGTCTTCTCCCGGAAGGGTGTGGAGAAAGACGACCGCAGCCGCTCCATCGAAGACGAAGCGGTGGCCAAACTGCAAAAGGACCAGGCCGACGAGATCGGCATCATCACCCAGAGCTTCCGTCAGCAGGTGAAAGACCTGGTGGTGGGCCACAAGGTTGCCGACAACCTGGACGACGAACGCACCGGCAACACCTTTTTGCATCACGGAGAGCCGGTACCGCCGGAGTTGGTGGGCCGTCATAACCTGGAGTTCTGGCGCCATGTGTCCTTCGAGGACCCGGGCCTGGAAGACCAGTTGGATCAGCTTCTGGACCGCTACCAGGAACAGTTGCACCTGGTGAACGTGATCTTTGAAGCTAAACTGGGGCGGCTCAGGAAAGTGGACGAGCTGCCGCCGGGCGTGATCAAGAAGGTCAAGGTCTTTGTGGCCATGAAGCGCAAGCTGGCCGTGGGCGACAAGATGGCTGGCCGCCACGGCAACAAAGGCGTGGTCTCCCGGCTGATGCCGGAAGAAGACATGCCCTATTTTGCCGACGGCACACCGGTGGACATCGTTTTGAACCCGCTCGGCGTACCTTCCCGTATGAACGTGGGCCAGGTGATGGAGACCCACATGGGTTGGGCTTCCCATATCCTGGGCAAACGCGTCGGGGAGATGATCGACAAATTCTACAGCCTGGAATCTATCCAGGCGCGCCTGAAACGCATCCTGAATCCCGATGAGAATCTGGCCAAGGAAATCGATTCCCTGACGTTCGAAGAAATCCAGCAAATCTGGCAAAAGCATTATCAGGACGGGATTCACATGGCTTCCCCGGTCTTTGACGGGGCCACGGAACAAGAGGTCGAGGCCTACCTGGCGGAAGCCGGGCTGCCCACCGGCGGCCAGTCGCGCCTCCGTGACGGCCGCAGCGGCGAGGAGTTCGACCGGGAGGTCACCGTGGGGATGATGTACATGATGAAACTGCATCACCTGGTGGCCGACAAGATCCATGCCCGCTCCATCGGACCGTATTCCCTGGTGACCCAACAGCCCCTGGGCGGCAAAGCCCAGTTCGGCGGCCAGCGTTTGGGTGAAATGGAAGTCTGGGCCCTGGAAGCTTACGGCGCGGCTTATACGCTGCAGGAATTCCTGACGGTGAAATCGGACGACGTGGCCGGCCGGACCCGCATGTACGAGAAGATCTTCAAAGGCGAGTACGATCTGGAAGCGGGTCTGCCGGAGTCCTTCAACGTCCTGGTGCGGGAGCTCAAGAGCCTGGCGCTCAACGTAGAGCTTCTGAAAAAGGACAAGGAAAAGTCCTGA